The genomic segment TGCACGCTGGACCGAAGCCGCCGGTTTTCCTTACGCCGGCACATATGTTGGTTTTGATGCGGTGCTGGAGAACGTCTTCAAGCGCCTCGCCACCGAATGGGACGGCTTCCAGTTCCAGGTCGAAGATTACGTCGCGCAGGGCGACAAAGTGTTCGCCTATGGCACTTACAGCGGCGTCTACAAAGCCACCGGCCTATCCATGAAGGCTCGCGTCGCCCATTTGTGGACGCTGGCCGATGGCAAGGTGACCCACTTCGAACAGTTCGTTGACAGCCATACCGTACAGCAAGCGCTGCAGAACACTTAGTCTTAGACGTTTTTCGCCTAATCACAGACGATTCACGAAATTGACACAGGCTTCGGGGCGCGACTAGGATTCGCCCACGCCTGTGGCCAACAGCCATGACTCTTAAATAATAAAAAGGCCCGACACGGTAAAGTCGTGGGCGGGCCTTTTCATTATTTCCAGGAGCAAGAGTCTGAAAAAGAGCGCGAAAAGCGCCATTTCGGTTGCCGGTTGCAGTGCGTATCAACTTCGTACAAGGAAAATAATCATGTTGAACACGCGCATCAGTTTGATCGCACTGGGGATATTGGGCTGCACACACGCCATGGCCAACGACCAAGCGCAGTCCAAGGGATTCGTTGAAGACAGCAGCCTGAAAGTGCTGCTGCGCAACGCCTACATCAACCGCGACTACAAGGACGGCAACCAGGACAAGGCCGAATGGGGCCAGGCGGCCATCGGTACGTTCTCGTCCGGGTTCACCCAAGGCTCCGTGGGCGTCGGCGTAGATGCCTTCGGCCTGTATGCATTGCGCCTGGACGGCGGTAAAGGACGCACCGGTGCACAGGGCATCGATTTTTTCAAAAAGGGTGATAGCGGCAACGCGGCCGACGACTTGTCCAAGTTCGGCGCCGCGGTGAAA from the Pseudomonas marvdashtae genome contains:
- a CDS encoding nuclear transport factor 2 family protein, producing the protein MDNLSLIKSTYEGADSQENARNTAAALAEDARWTEAAGFPYAGTYVGFDAVLENVFKRLATEWDGFQFQVEDYVAQGDKVFAYGTYSGVYKATGLSMKARVAHLWTLADGKVTHFEQFVDSHTVQQALQNT